A single genomic interval of Xyrauchen texanus isolate HMW12.3.18 chromosome 8, RBS_HiC_50CHRs, whole genome shotgun sequence harbors:
- the LOC127648232 gene encoding protein PET100 homolog, mitochondrial-like, with translation MGVKIEVFRMMVYLSFPVAMFWISNQAEYFEEYIVKRKREIFPPDEKMHRQELEDFKVRMRNRREQKMQKQMGMESED, from the exons ATGGGGGTTAAAATAGAGGTTTTTAGG ATGATGGTCTACCTGTCGTTTCCAGTGGCCATGTTTTGGATATCGAACCAAGCagaatattttgaagaatatatcGTGAAGAGAAAG AGGGAGATCTTCCCCCCTGATGAGAAAATGCAT AGGCAAGAGCTGGAGGATTTCAAGGTACGAATGAGAAACAGAAGAGAGCAGAAGATGCAGAAACAGATGGGCATGGAGTCTGAGGATTGa